In Plasmodium knowlesi strain H genome assembly, chromosome: 7, one DNA window encodes the following:
- a CDS encoding beta subunit of coatomer complex, putative, with the protein MPLNLDIKKKLNSRIGKVKCVDVHETETWILAALYNGKLIIFDYANQNTIKNIEVSAFPLRCAKFIEKKQWILCAGDDMTLRVYNYNTFEKIKSFEDHTDYIRYIEVHQTLPYVLTSSDDMTIKLYDYENNFEKLCSFENHIHYVMMCKFNPKDTYIFASASLDKTIKIWGVQNNTPVVTKPHFTLTGHTKGVNCIDYSCSGETSYIISGSDDKTIRIWDYHTKQCIQVLSGHTQNVSCLIYHTNLPIIVSSSEDCNVKIWNSSTFKLETTLNYNMDRCWSLCAKKTKNDLCIGYDEGLVVIQIGSDKPIFAMFKNKIIYIKNTDIYIINLQNVSENDDYNDGDVYKVNKKELGNCDFYPTNVSFHPSGRFICVSGHHEFNIYTSQVLRNKAYGKSAFFVWAHNGDYAIKEEGNKINIYKDFTSYHSFQAPFTVLQLFGGYLLGVKSNNFICFYDWNDYSMVQKIDISVKNVYWNEAGTYVALTTEENIYILSYLNADGSRGALREDNIVSGVTSAGDHEMNNKHAAQVEENNFELESEINEAIESGIWIYDSFLYVSKNLRLYIYTRKFIDIYAYIDKYLYICGYVYEYDRIFLLDKNYTFHSFFLPITYLQYQKYVMNKDLSSADLIRKKIPESLYNKLSLFLEKMGYKNEALNICTDLEKKFELSLSIGNLQQCVDIIKELEQKENNAFIHNKYKALGDTALVYNDIPMAIYCYKKTNDFSSLLIILSTLGDKLGLEELGTMCINNHKYNIAFICFFLLHKVNKCVDILLSDNSFAYAAFFARVYKPSLLPTILLKWKEHLNKVYTNAPVLILTPNENPEYFPEYEQAVKCESIFDNVKTVGRTQNYNSLKKLIDLNILEEIKEIGHEEVENIFLKHFNEEMEKDVQNFDIINSFGNIKGKEEANQDEENNTKGKNKAGKKSKKKKKEEETTLKEANEFTENEGHVNASGHNDFSKMEDTDFLNNSDMIDLDNQDEVPAVDSNGGDRKGFNQIAEPGQWGSGTTD; encoded by the coding sequence ATGCCTCTCAACCtagatataaaaaagaagctaAACTCCCGAATCGGTAAAGTAAAATGCGTAGACGTTCACGAAACAGAAACCTGGATACTCGCGGCGCTGTACAATGGGAAGTTAATCATTTTCGATTATGCAAATCAgaacacaattaaaaatatagaagTATCCGCGTTCCCCTTGAGGTGTGCAAAATTTATTGAGAAAAAGCAATGGATACTATGTGCGGGAGACGACATGACCCTTAGGGTTTACAACTACAATACAtttgagaaaataaaatcctTCGAAGACCACACAGATTATATAAGATATATCGAAGTGCATCAGACTCTGCCATATGTATTGACCAGTTCAGATGACATGACAATAAAATTATACgattatgaaaataatttcgaaaaattaTGTTCCTTTGAAAATCATATTCACTACGTAATGATGTGTAAATTTAATCCAAAGGATACGTACATTTTCGCATCAGCTTCTTTAGATAAAACGATAAAAATATGGGGAGTGCAAAACAACACCCCAGTGGTTACCAAGCCCCATTTTACTTTAACAGGTCATACGAAAGGGGTAAATTGCATTGACTACTCTTGCAGTGGAGAAACTTCCTACATAATAAGTGGAAGTGATGACAAGACCATACGCATATGGGATTATCACACGAAGCAGTGCATACAGGTATTAAGTGGACATACACAAAATGTATCCTGCTTAATTTATCATACTAATTTACCCATCATAGTATCCTCGTCGGAGGATtgtaatgtaaaaatatggaacAGTTCTACCTTTAAGTTGGAAACTACATTAAATTATAATATGGATCGATGTTGGTCtttgtgtgcaaaaaaaacgaagaatgATTTGTGCATAGGATACGATGAAGGGTTAGTAGTTATTCAGATAGGATCAGATAAACCCATTTTTGCCAtgttcaaaaataaaataatttacataaaaaatacagaTATTTACATTATCAATTTGCAAAATGTAAGCGAAAATGACGACTACAATGATGGCGATGTGTACAAagtgaataaaaaggagCTGGGAAATTGCGACTTCTATCCAACCAatgtttcttttcatcctagTGGGAGatttatatgtgtaagtGGTCACCACGAATTTAATATCTACACGTCTCAGGTATTGAGGAATAAGGCCTATGGGAAAAGTGCCTTCTTTGTGTGGGCACATAATGGCGACTATGcgataaaggaagaaggcaATAAAATTAACATATACAAAGACTTTACTTCGTACCATTCATTTCAAGCGCCCTTCACAGTGTTGCAACTATTTGGGGGATACCTCCTAGGTGTTAAAtcgaataattttatttgcttCTATGACTGGAATGATTATAGCATGGTTCAGAAAATTGATATTAGTGTGAAGAATGTGTATTGGAATGAGGCAGGGACGTATGTAGCTCTAACAacggaggaaaatatatacattttaagTTATCTAAATGCAGATGGAAGTAGGGGTGCCTTGAGGGAAGATAACATCGTATCCGGGGTTACATCAGCAGGTGACCACGAGATGAATAACAAGCATGCTGCGCAGGTCGAAGAAAATAACTTTGAATTGGAGAGTGAAATTAACGAAGCAATTGAAAGCGGAATATGGATATATGATAGCTTTTTATATGTTTCGAAGAATTTAAGATTGTATATTTACACGAGAAAATTTATTGATATTTACGCGTACATAGATAAGTACCTCTACATTTGTGGGTACGTATATGAGTACGatagaatttttcttttggacAAAAATTACACCTTTCatagttttttccttccaatcACTTACCTGCAATATCAAAAGTATGTAATGAACAAGGACTTGTCGTCCGCTGATTtgatacgaaaaaaaattcctgaGTCTCTGTACAACAAATTGAGCctctttttagaaaaaatgggttacaaaaatgaagcgttaaatatatgtactgATTTGGAAAAGAAGTTTGAGTTGTCCCTCTCCATTGGAAATCTGCAACAGTGTGTAGACATAATCAAAGAGTtggaacagaaggaaaataatgcaTTCATTCATAATAAGTACAAAGCCCTGGGAGACACTGCACTGGTGTATAATGACATCCCGATGGCCATTTattgttacaaaaaaacgaatgacttttcttctttgctaATAATTTTATCGACACTGGGAGATAAACTCGGATTGGAGGAGTTAGGAACCATGTGTATAAATAACCACAAGTATAACATAGCCTTCATatgcttcttccttcttcacaaAGTGAATAAATGTGTAGATATCCTTCTAAGTGACAATAGTTTTGCTTACGCTGCGTTTTTTGCAAGAGTTTATAAGCCATCTCTGCTACCAACAATTCTGCTAAAGTGGAAGGAACACCTAAATAAGGTGTATACGAACGCCCCCGTTTTGATTCTGACGCCGAATGAAAATCCTGAATACTTTCCAGAGTATGAGCAAGCCGTGAAATGTGAATCCATTTTTGATAATGTAAAAACGGTGGGAAGAACCCAAAATTATaattccttaaaaaaattaatcgaTTTGAATATCCTCgaagaaattaaagaaatCGGACACGAagaagtggaaaatattttcctaaaGCACTTTAacgaagaaatggaaaaggacgTTCAGAATTTCGACATCATTAACTCTTTTGGCAACATCaagggaaaagaggaagccaATCAggatgaggaaaataataCCAAGGGTAAAAACaaggcaggaaaaaaatctaagaaaaagaaaaaagaagaagaaactaCCCTTAAGGAAGCAAACGAATTTACAGAAAATGAGGGCCATGTAAATGCATCTGGTCATAACgacttttccaaaatggaagatactgattttttaaataacagTGATATGATTGATTTAGATAATCAGGATGAAGTACCAGCTGTGGATTCAAATGGGGGTGACAGGAAGGGGTTTAATCAAATTGCGGAACCTGGCCAATGGGGAAGCGGAACTACTGATTAA
- a CDS encoding high molecular weight rhoptry protein 3, putative, whose product MRSKFFVTLFTACLVTLSSVQVLGREYFSGFVNKKLKNLLQCNFVAYYNLRDNGPDPNSFLDFIGEPEQFYWFIEHYLSVPFSIPKNLKDKKEHNLSSCANRSWVSEFLRSYEEPDIKELMKYLDKEQKVYFSYTFENIEPVPKYTSFALKEFHKYCILPPLVETSIKQKDQDGMLSFQLNQDEYKIYLSSIGSPISALKKLYQSMEDGERKNSLKNILDNERSNDVFINCPVYNLKLHYHKECDSQPNVLKCLDSYIKKLCERRIAGKEKGTFCDHLLFLFDALKSPYIDNFKKFLTRDDVHLVKPQSVWTLPLFTTYNPRDIKNPNSNIPVDIFKVLNSKNKMFLSFFDQAPKSPYYMEESQGLVKLSDFASSIFDKLHRFFYAFKKKGNQISPVSVKELSHNISDFSFKRETGHIECKKVKKSLNLDQEVEVVKGVAAQKICKIIEHLILKKGNKEKSGKKEIDDIYKGFRMQCILIATHVEAFNIIRQLLNMESMLSLTRYTSLYLHKFFKSVTTLKGNFLYENPSAIKHARACGRAVLHVPAVLYRRNIYLAETFLSLYLGISNLVSSNPSSPFFEYAVIEFLVYYFNKDPEKYLLYLFSIVSVLYINMYYYEQLFCHHKEQFELLRSKMIHPNIADRILENIKSLMKNPRYTKMRSFYLKFENDNLFDKRKVFEVLYTFDEFLSNTDAQQKVKMQEEVSDESFDLDSSNDGIGFRKEDIFFESEQGSMDSIDELDESLEGVDSNQQKKAAEYLKLVPDEEKAQLVDRNKELELELYKYIGTPKQTNIGVGTVSSHSPPSSPQMEHNTGAGKAVRPAQKGINQKLGEMGKRLKRMKGKEGSKLRKGVDFYESNMSLNQQPPGESAPEEKGSSSSLSSKGTS is encoded by the exons atGCGAAGCAAGTTCTTTGTTACACTTTTTACAGCTTGTCTGGTAACGCTTTCATCTGTTCAGG TGTTAGGGCGAGAATATTTCAGTGGATttgtgaacaaaaaattaaagaatcTTTTACAATGTAACTTCGTGGCGTATTACAACCTCAGGGACAATGGACCCGATCCGAAT TCCTTCCTCGATTTTATCGGGGAGCCTGAGCAGTTCTACTGGTTCATAGAGCATTACCTGTCGGTACCATTCAGTATCCCGAAGAATTtgaaagataaaaaggaGCACAACCTTTCGTCATGCGCCAACAGATCATGGGTATCCGAGTTCTTAAGGAGTTATGAAGAGCCAGATATAAAGGAATTGATGAAATATTTAGATAAAGAACAGAAGGTGTATTTTTCATACACGTTTGAAAATATAGAACCCGTTCCAAAATACACATCCTTTGCTCTAAAGGAATTTCACAAATACTGTATTTTACCACCCCTGGTAGAAACAAGCATTAAGCAGAAGGACCAAGATGGCATGCTCTCATTTCAGTTAAACCAAgatgaatataaaatatatttaagtTCCATCGGATCACCAATATCTGCtttaaagaaattatatCAGAGTATGGAAgatggagagagaaaaaattccttgAAAAATATCCTTGATAATGAAAGGTCGAATGATGTATTTATAAACTGTCCAGTTTACAATTTGAAATTGCATTACCATAAAGAGTGTGATTCTCAACCGAATGTTTTAAAATGTCTAGATAGTTATATAAAGAAATTATGTGAAAGAAGAATAGCtggtaaagaaaaaggtacatTCTGTGATCATTTattgttcctttttgatgCTTTAAAAAGCCCATATATTGATAACTTTAAGAAATTTTTAACCAGGGATGATGTACATTTAGTAAAACCACAATCAGTATGGACATTACCTTTGTTTACTACATACAATCCTAGAGATATAAAGAACCCCAATAGTAATATTCCTGTGgatatttttaaagtatTAAACAGCAAGaacaaaatgtttttatctTTCTTCGATCAAGCACCCAAGAGTCCCTACTACATGGAGGAATCTCAGGGGCTTGTTAAACTGAGTGACTTTGCCTCCAGTATTTTTG ACAAGCTTCATAGATTCTTTTATGCTTTCAAGAAGAAGGGAAACCAAATCAGTCCTGTTTCGG TGAAAGAATTAAGCCACAACATCAGCGATTTTAGCTTTAAGCGTGAGACAGGTCACA TCGAATGCAAAAAGGTAAAGAAGAGTTTGAACCTGGACCAGGAAGTGGAAGTTGTAAAGGGCGTGGCTGcacaaaaaatttgcaaaatcaTAGAACATTTGATTCTGAAGAAAGGtaataaggaaaaatcaggaaaaaaagaaattgacgATATATATAAAGGATTCCGTATGCAGTGTATTTTAATAGCAACGCATGTAGAGGCATTCAATATTATAAGACAACTATTAAATATGGAAAGCATGCTATCGTTAACAAGATATACCTCCTTATATTtacacaaattttttaaaagtgtaACTACGTTGAAAGGAAACTTCTTATATGAAAATCCCAGTGCAATAAAACATGCTCGTGCATGTGGTAGAGCCGTTTTGCATGTACCGGCAGTTTTGTACAGACGAAACATATATCTAGCGGAGACATTTTTGTCATTATATCTAGGAATTTCCAATTTAGTTTCTTCCAATCCAAGTAGTCCATTCTTTGAATATGCAGTTATTGAATTTTTAGTTTATTACTTCAATAAAGATCCAGAGAAATATCTTCTGTATCTATTCTCTATAGTTTCTGTTTTGTATATTAACATGTACTACTATGAGCAATTGTTTTGCCACCACAAAGAACAGTTTGAGCTTTTAAGGTCCAAGATGATTCACCCAAATATCGCAGATCGTATtttagaaaatattaaatcgttGATGAAGAACCCCAGGTATACGAAGATGCGTTCCTTTTACTTGAAGTTTGAGAATGATAATTTGTTTGACAAGAGGAAAG TTTTCGAGGTGCTGTACACCTTCGACGAGTTCTTAAGCAACACAGACGCTCAACAGAAGGTGAAAATGCAGGAGGAGGTATCAGACGAATCATTCGATTTAGATAGCTCCAATGATGGAATTGGGTTCAGAAAAGAAGATATCTTTTTCGAGTCAGAACAAGGTTCCATGGATTCTATAGATGAGTTGGACGAAAGTCTAGAAGGAGTTGATTCAAACCAGCAGAAGAAAGCAGCTGAGTATTTGAAATTGGTTCCAGATGAGGAAAAAGCACAACTGGTCGATAGAAATAAGGAGTTAGAATTAgaattatataaatatataggTACTCCAAAACAGACTAATATAGGTGTTGGAACGGTTTCTTCGCATTCCCCCCCCAGTTCTCCTCAGATGGAACATAATACTGGCGCAGGGAAAGCTGTTAGACCTGCACAGAAAGGCATAAATCAAAAATTAggagaaatgggaaaaagacttaaaagaatgaaaggaaaggagggtTCTAAACTTCGAAAAGGAGTTGATTTCTACGAATCAAACATGTCTCTGAATCAACAGCCTCCTGGTGAATCTGCCCCTGAGGAAAAAGGGTCTAGTTCAAGTTTGTCGTCAAAGGGAACCTCCTAG
- a CDS encoding autophagy-related protein 3, putative, giving the protein MSEPINVKHKIGDTYRKVYSYFKPITYSSSFIKNGTLTPAEFVDAGDFLVYKFRTWEWQDADKNRRVPYLPEGKQFLLTKNVACKQRIKDLSYIMRDVKTVENDWLLPSYEEENNATDIDEYMHQMKTPTTSVRRQEKAPNQDDDSMEEDDEAIDIHNFDAHFDPNIDLIKEDDPAALDHGGLYSYCGQNENIMKIRTYDVSITYDKYYETPRIWLFGYDENGHPLKSEEIFEDISAEYSYETVTYDPHPCTGVMTASIHPCRHAEAMLSIVKNWMSEGKEPRHDLYLLFLLKFVSGVIPTIEYDFTTDVELPKDDKQ; this is encoded by the exons ATGAGCGAACCAATAAATGTAAAGCATAAAATAGGAGATACATATCGAAAGGTGTACTCATATTTTAAGCCAATCACATACTCGTCttcatttattaaaaatg GGACACTGACCCCAGCGGAGTTTGTGGACGCGGGGGATTTTCTTGTGTACAAGTTTAGAACATGGgagtg gcAAGATGCAGATAAAAATCGGAGAGTTCCCTATCTACCGGAGGGAAAACAATTTCTCTTAACGAAAAATGTGGCATGCAAACAAAGAATTAAGGATTTGAGTTATATCATGCGCGATGTG AAAACAGTTGAAAACGATTGGCTACTTCCAAGTTACGAAGAGGAGAACAACGCCACTGACATAGATGAGT ACATGCATCAGATGAAGACCCCCACCACAAGTGTGCGCAGACaggaaaag GCGCCTAACCAGGACGATGACTCGATGGAAGAGGATGACGAAGCCATTGACATACATAACTTTGACGCACACTTTGACCCAAACATTGACCTTATTAAG GAAGATGACCCAGCCGCACTGGACCACGGAGGTCTTTATTCGTACTGTGGGCAGAATGAAA ACATTATGAAAATACGTACGTACGATGTGAGCATAACTTATGATAAGTATTATGAAACTCCTCGGATATGGCTGTTTGGATATGACGAG AATGGGCACCCGCTAAAATCGGAGGAAATTTTTGAAGACATCTCTGCAGAGTACAGCTACGAGACCGTCACT TACGACCCCCACCCGTGCACAGGTGTAATGACTGCATCTATCCACCCATGCAG ACACGCCGAAGCGATGTTAAgcattgtaaaaaattggatGAGCGAGGGAAAAGAACCGAG GCATGATCTGTATCTCCTATTTCTTCTGAAGTTCGTCTCTGGTGTGATACCAACGATCGAGTATGATTTTACAACGGATGTAGAGCTCCCGAAGGATGATAAGCAGTAG
- a CDS encoding WD repeat-containing protein 66, putative, producing MQNEGTLDEPITLKFCYGINESLSSVHVIRKPKQEGDTTQEHGDPLIVYTSDNNIVIVDEKEQLLFRGHVNKISKLIKSYNNEFIVSCDKGKDSFIILWRLNQNALLPVKKFFFHSSHEPSGKSEYKKDMDGEEFNRNDSSCLVNSPLGGTQEGVTSGHGNIAEVGNVGYECVDISFDNRYICALTEKQPYVKGNQRSTQGESIHHNNNGRSSMNAVFYQEIVIFDTNGGEDNIVCKDKIYGKETQEKIRFNKKYEIISNSKSKLYIYNFAKKHRTITHYSPSLYKSNIINERFIFTETSFVDNSTMLLTGTTNGYLIVWDYSSIFLSKTKQTVKQREYQKYLEIRKDIPINIVQSYGHFVILGLSDGSVQVFDTNLKCYAWFENIHVGQIKSISFEMSNFEEDFFSWNSFIIFTEKNVIKQIHPNSFNNVGNTTQWDDNYGDQHGVGGKHIPGEVPIASGAKNTLNEPPQTENKLLLHFDSSCISCICTNPTSEKNVIYIGNENGLIEIFDFDKNVKVQSICLTSKEIVSILFSNSGNILCVGCKCGFIQMITADNLKTFFSSRDMKYQVTYLYFSEDDKILIASSANANMIIYKNDNCDNPFDWKFAYRIVNTNNITLTDLKIVKEIHKKNYYIIVGITDNRYMIFYHYNFLENNVIISYLPIEQIYVPTCLSQNLSFYDRQILCICNEASKIRFFDLETKKIVKTVHLPFREKNVKKFLPLRGYGGNDTLTADGKNKSTEPDKHNLEKNNIFLFVLNENMIVFTQTPIDANCFRYIGVIVSSGAIQNVISKNENIFILSNNKIFYYHINANVLKKNIEVQSNTLQNFIEQIGGKTSNMYREIMDSFYYCEIQKKKFQQKKEKHDIKKLLNILSIEYIFASINVFLSKFEIQNIIQEYHFYYKYVLPLLMESGAPVAESLSMADGITLVNYKSDDDLLLQNLFFVRPPGCTDTQEHSDKDALSESCAGINSSQRKRRDKSDDDKKDEDNQSEANPSGTENTLDGDITKDCEHIYFNINAFIYTYFNFATEEETNLEQVIQNIGSYYKDSNKKKKISCSDFFEMLENYGETMDQNEFQRIFQIFTKSEEFLNGSDIFDLDLLKDLLT from the exons aTGCAAAACGAAGGCACGTTGGACGAACCAATAACATTAAAGTTCTGCTACGGAATTAATGAGTCGCTTAGTAGTGTGCACGTGATAAGGAAGCCAAAACAGGAAGGAGACACGACACAGGAACATGGAGATCCCCTGATTGTCTACACCTCCGATAACAATATCGTCATTGTagatgaaaaggaacaactACTATTTAGGGGGCATGTTAAcaaaatttcaaaattgataaaaagtTATAATAATGAATTTATCGTTTCTTGTGACAAGGGGAAGGATtctttcatcattttgtgGAGACTAAATCAGAACGCCTTACTTCCCGttaagaagtttttttttcacagttcCCATGAGCCCTCAGGTAAGAGTGAGTACAAAAAAGACATGGATGGGGAGGAATTCAACAGGAATGACAGTTCATGTCTGGTAAACAGTCCACTTGGAGGAACCCAGGAAGGAGTGACCAGTGGACATGGAAACATTGCCGAAGTAGGTAACGTAGGATACGAGTGCGTGGATATAAGTTTTGACAACAGGTACATATGCGCACTGACGGAGAAGCAACCCTACGTTAAGGGAAATCAAAGGAGTACACAGGGAGAGTCAATCCACCATAATAACAATGGAAGAAGCAGTATGAATGCCGTTTTTTACCAAGAAATCGTCATCTTCGATACGAACGGAGGGGAAGACAACATTGTATGCaaagataaaatatatgGGAAGGAAACTCAAGAGAAAATTCGATTCAATAAAAAGTATGAAATAATTTCAAATAGTAAATCCAAGTTATAcatttacaattttgcaaaaaaacatAGAACAATTACCCATTACAGTCCTTCCTTATATAAAAGTAACATAATAAATGAGCGTTTTATATTTACGGAAACGTCTTTTGTGGATAACTCCACAATGCTCTTGACAGGCACGACAAATGGGTACCTCATTGTCTGGGATTACAGTTCCATATTCTTgagcaaaacaaaacaaacggTTAAACAAAGGGAATATCAAAAGTACCtagaaataagaaaagacATTCCAATAAACATTGTTCAGAGTTATGGacattttgtcattttaGGGCTCAGTGATGGAAGCGTTCAGGTATTTGATACAAACCTCAAATGTTACGCATGGTTTGAGAATATCCATGTGGGGCAAATTAAATCCATCTCTTTTGAAATGTCTAATTTTGAGGAAGACTTCTTTTCATGGAACTCTTTCATCATATTCACTGAAAAAAACGTTATTAAACAAATACACCCCAACAGTTTTAACAACGTGGGGAATACTACCCAGTGGGATGACAACTACGGCGATCAGCATGGAGTAGGGGGGAAACACATCCCGGGAGAAGTGCCCATAGCAAGTGGTGCTAAGAACACACTGAATGAACCCCCCCAgacagaaaataaattgctACTTCACTTTGACAGCTCCTGCATCAGCTGCATATGCACAAATCCAACTAGCGAAAAAAACGTGATATACATTGGAAATGAAAACGGGCTAATTGAAATCTTCGACTTTGACAAAAACGTAAAAGTGCAGTCAATTTGCTTGACATCGAAAGAAATCGTATCCATACTTTTCAGCAACAGTGGAAATATACTCTGCGTGGGATGTAAGTGCGGATTCATTCAGATGATCACAGCGGATAATctcaaaacatttttttccagcagAGATATGAAATACCAAGTGACTTACCTGTACTTCAGTGAAGATGACAAAATACTCATTGCTTCTTCTGCAAATGCTAATATgataatttataaaaatgataattgtGATAATCCCTTCGACTGGAAGTTTGCCTACAGAATTGTTAACACTAATAATATTACATTAACCGATTTGAAAATCGTTAAggaaattcacaaaaaaaattattacatcATTGTAGGCATAACAGACAATAGGTATATGATATTCTATCATTACAACTTTCTCGAAAATAATGTAATCATTTCCTATTTACCCATAGAACAGATTTACGTCCCAACGTGCCTTTCGCAAAATCTGTCCTTTTACGATAGACAAATATTATGCATCTGCAATGAAGCGTCCAAAATCCGTTTCTTCGATTTGGAGACCAAAAAAATCGTAAAAACGGTTCACCTCCCGTTTAGGGAGAAGAATGTGAAAAAGTTTCTGCCCCTCAGGGGTTACGGGGGAAACGATACTCTCACCGCTGACGGAAAGAACAAATCAACCGAACCAGATAAACACAacctggaaaaaaataatatattcctATTTGTGCTTAACGAAAACATGATTGTGTTTACCCAAACACCTATAGATGCAAACTGCTTCAGGTACATAGGGGTAATCGTCTCCAGTGGGGCTATACAAAATGTCATTTCGAAGaatgaaaacatttttatactGAGTAACAACAAAATCTTCTACTATCATATTAACGCTaatgtgttaaaaaaaaacatagagGTCCAAAGTAACACACTACAAAATTTTATCGAACAAATTGGAGGAAAGACAAGCAACATGTATAGAGAAATTATGGACTCCTTTTATTACTGTGaaattcaaaagaaaaaatttcaacaaaaaaaagaaaaacatgatATCAAGAAATTGCTTAATATTCTGTCTATTGAGTACATCTTTGCCTCTATCAATGTGTTCCTATCCAAATTTGAAATACAGAACATAATACAGGAGTATCACTTTTACTATAAGTACGTGCTTCCACTGCTGATGGAGAGCGGGGCTCCTGTCGCCGAATCCCTTTCCATGGCTGACGGTATCACACTGGTGAATTATAAATCCGACGACGACCTCCTCCTGCAAAACCTCTTTTTTGTGCGGCCCCCTGGGTGCACGG ATACCCAGGAACATTCCGACAAAGACGCCCTGAGCGAAAGTTGCGCAGGCATCAATTCCAGTcaacgaaaaagaagagacaaAAGCGACGACGACAAAAAGGATGAGGATAACCAAAGCGAAGCAAATCCAAGTGGTACAGAAAACACCCTCGATGGGGACATCACAAAGGATTgcgaacatatatatttcaacATCAATGCGTTTATTTATACCTACTTCAATTTCGCTACGGAAGAAGAAACGAATTTGGAGCAAGTAATACAAAACATCGGAAGTTATTACAAAGAtagtaataaaaagaaaaaaatttcttgcAGTGATTTTTTTGAGATGCTAGAAAATTACGGAGAAACCATGGACCAAAATGAGTTTCAaagaatttttcaaatttttacaaaaagtgAGGAGTTCCTTAACGGTTCCGACATATTCGACTTGGATTTGTTGAAGGACCTACTCACGTAG